From Loxodonta africana isolate mLoxAfr1 chromosome 2, mLoxAfr1.hap2, whole genome shotgun sequence, the proteins below share one genomic window:
- the PTGER4 gene encoding prostaglandin E2 receptor EP4 subtype isoform X2: MSTSVANASASFIPDRPSNPVTIPAVMFIFGVVGNLVAIVVLCKSRKEQKETTFYTLVCGLAVTDLLGTLLVSPVTIATYMKGQWPGGEALCEYSTFILLFFGLSGLSIICAMSIERYLAINHAYFYSHYVDKRLAGLTLFAVYVSNVIFCALPNMGLGSSRLQYPDTWCFIDWTTNVTAHAAFSYMYAGFSSFLILVTVLCNVLVCGALLRMHRQFMRRTSLGTEQHHATAGAAVESAACRGHPAASSPALQRLSDFRRRRSFRRIAGAEIQMVILLIATSVVVLICSIPLVLSQVTETASFILGAAVVDLALRYGCSSTSCISRIWRKKSAKTQICRPSELLR, from the exons ATGTCCACCTCCGTCGCCAATGCGTCTGCCTCCTTTATCCCCGACCGTCCGAGCAACCCAGTGACCATTCCGGCGGTGATGTTCATCTTCGGAGTGGTGGGCAACCTGGTAGCCATCGTGGTGCTGTGCAAGTCGCGCAAGGAGCAAAAGGAAACGACCTTCTACACGCTCGTATGCGGGCTGGCCGTCACCGACCTGCTGGGCACGTTGCTGGTGAGCCCAGTGACCATCGCCACATACATGAAGGGCCAGTGGCCCGGGGGTGAGGCGCTGTGCGAGTACAGCACCTTCATCCTGCTCTTCTTCGGCCTGTCGGGCCTCAGCATCATCTGCGCCATGAGCATCGAGCGCTACCTGGCCATCAACCACGCCTACTTCTACAGCCACTATGTGGACAAGCGGCTGGCCGGCCTCACGCTCTTTGCCGTCTATGTGTCCAACGTGATCTTCTGCGCGCTGCCCAACATGGGCCTCGGCAGCTCGCGGCTGCAGTACCCAGACACCTGGTGCTTCATCGACTGGACCACCAACGTTACGGCGCACGCCGCCTTCTCTTACATGTACGCGGGCTTCAGCTCCTTCCTCATCCTGGTCACTGTGCTCTGCAACGTGCTTGTCTGTGGCGCGCTGCTCCGTATGCACCGCCAGTTCATGCGCCGCACCTCGCTGGGCACCGAGCAGCACCACGCGACGGCCGGCGCAGCCGTGGAGTCGGCAGCCTGCCGAGGTCACCCGGCCGCCTCCTCCCCAGCCCTGCAGCGCCTGAGCGACTTTCGCCGCCGCCGGAGCTTCCGCCGCATCGCGGGCGCTGAGATCCAGATGGTCATCTTACTCATTGCCACCTCCGTGGTCGTGCTCATCTGCTCCATCCCGCTCGTG CTTTCTCAAGTGACAGAAACAGCTTCATTCATCTTAGGAGCTGCAGTGGTAGACCTGGCCCTAAG GTACGGGTGTTCGTCAACCAGTTGTATCAGCCGAATTTGGAGGAAGAAGTCAGCAAAAACCCAGATTTGCAGGCCATCCGAATTGCTGCGGTGA
- the PTGER4 gene encoding prostaglandin E2 receptor EP4 subtype isoform X1, which produces MSTSVANASASFIPDRPSNPVTIPAVMFIFGVVGNLVAIVVLCKSRKEQKETTFYTLVCGLAVTDLLGTLLVSPVTIATYMKGQWPGGEALCEYSTFILLFFGLSGLSIICAMSIERYLAINHAYFYSHYVDKRLAGLTLFAVYVSNVIFCALPNMGLGSSRLQYPDTWCFIDWTTNVTAHAAFSYMYAGFSSFLILVTVLCNVLVCGALLRMHRQFMRRTSLGTEQHHATAGAAVESAACRGHPAASSPALQRLSDFRRRRSFRRIAGAEIQMVILLIATSVVVLICSIPLVVRVFVNQLYQPNLEEEVSKNPDLQAIRIAAVNPILDPWIYILLRKTVLSKVVEKIKCLFCRIGGARRDRSGQHCSDSRRTSSAMSSHSRSFLSRELKEISSTSQTLLYLSELSENGLGGRNLLPGVPGMGTAQTDTTSLRTLRISETSDSSQGQDSESVLLVDEVGGSSRAGSAPKGNSLQVTFPSETLSLSEKCI; this is translated from the exons ATGTCCACCTCCGTCGCCAATGCGTCTGCCTCCTTTATCCCCGACCGTCCGAGCAACCCAGTGACCATTCCGGCGGTGATGTTCATCTTCGGAGTGGTGGGCAACCTGGTAGCCATCGTGGTGCTGTGCAAGTCGCGCAAGGAGCAAAAGGAAACGACCTTCTACACGCTCGTATGCGGGCTGGCCGTCACCGACCTGCTGGGCACGTTGCTGGTGAGCCCAGTGACCATCGCCACATACATGAAGGGCCAGTGGCCCGGGGGTGAGGCGCTGTGCGAGTACAGCACCTTCATCCTGCTCTTCTTCGGCCTGTCGGGCCTCAGCATCATCTGCGCCATGAGCATCGAGCGCTACCTGGCCATCAACCACGCCTACTTCTACAGCCACTATGTGGACAAGCGGCTGGCCGGCCTCACGCTCTTTGCCGTCTATGTGTCCAACGTGATCTTCTGCGCGCTGCCCAACATGGGCCTCGGCAGCTCGCGGCTGCAGTACCCAGACACCTGGTGCTTCATCGACTGGACCACCAACGTTACGGCGCACGCCGCCTTCTCTTACATGTACGCGGGCTTCAGCTCCTTCCTCATCCTGGTCACTGTGCTCTGCAACGTGCTTGTCTGTGGCGCGCTGCTCCGTATGCACCGCCAGTTCATGCGCCGCACCTCGCTGGGCACCGAGCAGCACCACGCGACGGCCGGCGCAGCCGTGGAGTCGGCAGCCTGCCGAGGTCACCCGGCCGCCTCCTCCCCAGCCCTGCAGCGCCTGAGCGACTTTCGCCGCCGCCGGAGCTTCCGCCGCATCGCGGGCGCTGAGATCCAGATGGTCATCTTACTCATTGCCACCTCCGTGGTCGTGCTCATCTGCTCCATCCCGCTCGTG GTACGGGTGTTCGTCAACCAGTTGTATCAGCCGAATTTGGAGGAAGAAGTCAGCAAAAACCCAGATTTGCAGGCCATCCGAATTGCTGCGGTGAACCCCATCCTGGACCCCTGGATATACATCCTCCTGCGGAAGACGGTGCTGAGTAAAGTGGTAGAGAAGATCAAATGCCTCTTTTGCCGCATCGGTGGGGCCCGTAGAGACCGCTCGGGCCAACACTGCTCAGACAGTAGGCGGACATCATCTGCCATGTCCAGCCACTCTCGCTCCTTCCTCTCCCGGGAGCTGAAGGAGATCAGCAGCACATCTCAGACCCTCCTTTACCTCTCAGAACTAAGCGAAAATGGTCTTGGAGGCAGGAATTTGCTTCCAGGTGTGCCTGGCATGGGCACGGCCCAAACAGACACCACCTCACTAAGGACTTTGCGAATATCAGAGACCTCAGACTCCTCCCAGGGGCAGGACTCAGAGAGTGTCTTACTGGTGGATGAGGTTGGTGGGAGCAGCAGGGCTGGGTCTGCCCCCAAGGGGAACTCCCTGCAAGTCACATTTCCCAGTGAAACACTGAGCTTATCAGAAAAGTGTATATAG